DNA sequence from the Raineyella sp. LH-20 genome:
CGCAGCTGGCGGCCGTCGAAGGTGGGGTTGCGGCCCACCGAGATCGCCGCCGGCAGGGCCGGCCGGTCGGGGCGGTCGATCCGGCTGAGCCAGCCGGCGTACACCCCGTCCGCCGGGGCCGCCCGCAGGTCCGACACGTCGAGGTTGGCGGTTGGGAAACCCAGCTCGCGCCCGCGCTGGTCGCCGCGCACCACCGTGCCGGCGAAACTGAACGGCCGTCCCAGCATGGCCTCGGCAGCCTCCAGATCACCCTCGGCGAGCGCCTCCCGGATCCGGGTGGACGAGGTCCGCTCGGCACCGTCGGTGGAGTGCACCGGGCTGGCCAGCGGGCTCGCGTGCAGCGGGTCCGTCGGCGCGGCATCGGCGTGCAGCGGGCTGGTGACCAAGTCGATCGCCGTCACCTCGAACCGGCCCCGGCCGAGTTCCCGCAAGGTGTCGACGTTGCCGGCGGCACGGTGGCCGAACCGGAAGTTCTGCCCGACGACCACCCGGGCCGGGGAGAGCGGCAGCAGCACCGAGGAGACGAAGTCCTCCGGGCTCTGCTGGGAGAACGCCTTGGTGAACGCGACGACCTCGACCCGGTCGGCGCCGGCCGCACGGAGCAGCTCGACCCGCTCGTCGAGATCGCACAGCAGCTTCGGCTCGTGTCCGGGCCGCACGACGCTGAGCGGGTGCGGCCAGAAGGTCATTGCGATGACGGGAAGCCCGGGCTCCAGTCCTCTGGCGTGTGCGAGGACCGCTCGATGGCCCAGGTGGACACCGTCGAAGTTGCCGATGACGACTACGCTCTGGCTCACATTCCTCCTCGTCCACCAGCGGTCGGGATTCACCTGCCTGATCGTAGCCGCACCGCCGCTGACGACACGATCGGTGGCCGCGCCCGGAAGGCCGGCCGGAGATGGCCTCGCCATCAGTGCGGAGCGAACACCGCCTCGGGACGCGCGTCCGGGCCGACCTGACGATACAACGCCAGGAACGTCCCGTCGGGCCCGTAGAGCGCGGTGAGGCACGCCGGCAGGCTGAGACCGCGCAGAGCGCGTCCGTACCCCACCTCGTCGGCAGCCGCCTCGTCGAGGTCCAGTGACGGGAAGCAGGACCGCACCGCCTCGTCCATCGCCAGCACCGCCAGGGGGGATGCGTCGGCATCCTGAGCCGCGGCATCCTGAGCCGCGGCGTCCCGAGCCGCACGATCCCGCTCGGGCAGGCTCTGCGCCATGTCGAGGTCGAAACCGCCGACCCGGGTGCGGCGCAGCGCGGTGAGGTGTCCCCCGGTGCCGAGCGCCTCGCCCAGGTCGCGGGCGAGGGCCCGGACGTACGTTCCGGTGGAGCACTCCACGGTGACGTCGAGGTCGACCACTGCCACGCCGTCGATCTGCCCGTCGCGGCGGGCCAGCAGGTCGAATCGCGACACGGTCACCGGGCGGGCGGCCAGTTCGACCTGTTCCCCGGCCCGGACCCGGGCGTAGGACCGCTGGCCGTCGACCTTGATCGCCGAGACCGCCGAGGGACGTTGGGCGATGTCGCCGGTGAGGGCGGCCATCGCCGTACGGATCGCGGTGTCGGTCGCCCCGACCGCCCCGGCGGAGGCGACGACCTCACCGTCCGCGTCGTCGGTGACGGTCGTCTGCCCGAGCCGGATCGTGGCGTCGTACGCCTTGTCGTGCAGCGCCAGGTGACCGAGCAGCCGGGTGGCCCGGCCGACCCCGAGGATGAGCACACCGGTGGCCATCGGATCGAGCGTGCCGGCGTGGCCGACCTTGCGGGTGCCGAGGAGCCGACGGACCCTGGCCACCACGTCGTGAGAGGTCAGGCCCGCCGGCTTATCGATGACGAGGAGCCCTGAGGGGCCCTGGTCGGTCGCAGCCGCCACGGACTCAGTCGCGTTCGACGAGGTCAGACGGATCGACTGCGCCGGGGGCGTCGGCCTGGTCGTCCAGGTGCGCCGGATCGTCGTCGGCCTGGGCGAGGCCACCGACGGCGGCCTCGACGGCGGACGTGTCTGGTGCTCCGGCCGTGTCTGCGTCATCCGCGTCCGGGTCCACGTCCTCGTCGGTGTTCTCGTCCTCGGTGTCCTCGTCCTGTTCGTCCTTGCGACGGTACGGGTCCGCCTCGCCGGCGTACGACGCGGTCTCCCGCTGTTCGGCGATCGCGGCGTCACCGGCCTGGGCGCGGGCCAACAGGTCCTCGATGCTCGCCACGGACTCCGGCAGGGCGTCCAGCACGAAGGCGATCGACGGGGCATAGCGCAGCCCGAGCCGCTTGCCGACGGTCGACCGGATCAGACCGGTGGCCGACCGCAGTGCCGCGGCGCTGCCCGCCCGGGCCGCCTCGTCGCCGTAGACGGTGTAGAAGACGGTCGCCTCACGGGTGTCGCCGGTGAGACGTACGTCGGTGATGGTGACGAAGCCGAGTCGCGGGTCCTTGATCCGCTTCTCGAGCATCTGGGCGACGATCGATTTGATCTGGTCGGCCAGCTTCAGCACGCGCGGGTTCGGCATGCCGTGTCCTTTCGTTTCGATCGGAGCCGCTCCCCCGGGACCCGGAGATCCCGGACTGACCCCGGCAGGGCCGTGGGCTGCCCGCGCCGTGGGGCCATAGGGAGACCCTATGACCCCACAGGCGGACATCGAGAGGAGCGGCCAGGACTGTCCTGGTCCTCAGCAGACCGAGATCAGTCGCGCGGCTTCTCCCGCATCTCGTACGTCTCGATGATGTCGTCCACGCGGATGTCGGAGTACCCGGAGAGGGTCAGACCACACTCGAAGCCCTCGCGGACCTCGGTCGCATCGTCCTTCTCCCGACGCAGGGTGTTGATCTCCGTGTCCGCCACCACGACGCCGTCCCGCAGCACCCGCGCCTTGGCGTGGCGCCGCATGATGCCGTCCTGGACCATGACACCGGCGATGACACCGACCTTGGAGGACTTGAAGATCTGACGGATCTCCGCCTGACCGAGCACGACCTCCTCGAAGATCGGCTTGAGCATGCCCTTGAGCGCGGCCTCCACCTCGTCGATCGCCTGGTAGATGATCGAGTAGTAGCGGATGTCGACGTTCTCCTGGTCGGCGAGCTGAGTCGCCTTCCCCTGGGCACGCACGTTGTAGCCGATGATGACCGCGCCGGAGGCCGACGCCAGGCTGACGTTGGTCTCGGTGATGGCACCCACACCGCGGTCGATGATCCGCACCGAGATGTCCTCGCCGACGTCGATCTTTAGCAGCGCGTCCTCCAGTGCTTCGACCGAACCGGCCGAGTCGCCCTTGAGGATGAGGGCCAGCTCCTGCGTCTCGCCCTTCTCCATCTGCTCGAAGATCTGGTCCAGCGTCTTGCGCCGGGCACCCATCGCCTGCTGCGCCGCACGCTTGCGCGCCTCGCGCTGTTCGGCGATCTGGCGGGCCATCCGGTCGTCCTCGACGCACAGGAAGGTGTCCCCCGCGCCGGGTACCGAGGTCAGACCCAGCACCTGCACCGGCATCGACGGCAGCGCCTCCTCGACCGAGTCGCCGTTGCTGTCGATCATGGCGCGGACACGGCCGTGGGCCGCCCCACACACCACCGAGTCGCCGACGTGCAGCGTGCCGCGCTGGATCAGCACCGAGATGACCGGGCCGCGGCCCTTGTCGAGGTGCGCCTCGATGGAGACACCCTGCGCCGGCATGTCCGGGTTGGCCCGCAGGTCCAGGGAGGCGTCCGCCGTCAGCACGATCGCCTCGAGCAGGTCGTCCAGACCGGCGCCGGTCACCGCGGACACGTCGACGAACATGGTGTCGCCGCCGTACTCCTCGGGAACCAGACCGTACTCGGCCATCTGGCCGCGGACCTTCTGCGGATCCGCCGCCGGCTTGTCGATCTTGTTCACCGCGACCACGACAGGCACATCGGCGGCCAGCGCGTGGTTCAGCGCCTCGATCGTCTGCGGCATCACGCCGTCATCGGCGGCCACGACCAGCACCGCGATGTCGGTCGACTTGGCACCACGGGCACGCATGGCGGTGAACGCCTCGTGACCAGGGGTGTCGATGAAGGTGATCCGACGCTCGGTCTCGTCGACCTCGGTGGCCACCTGGTAGGCACCGATGCTCTGGGTGATGCCACCGGCCTCCTTGGCCACCACGTTCGAGTGGCGGTAGGCGTCCAGCAGCTTCGTCTTGCCATGGTCGACGTGACCCATGACGGTGACGACCGGCGGGCGGGCCTCGAGGTCCTCCTCACCGCCCTCGTCCTCACCGAACTCGATGTCGAAGGACTCCAGCAGTTCGCGGTCCTCGTCCTCAGGCGAGACGACCTGGATGGTGTAGTCCAACTCGGCACCGAGCAGCTGCAGCGTGTCATCGGCCACCGACTGGGTCGCGGTCACCATCTCGCCCAGCGAGAACAGCACCTGCACCAGGGCCGCCGGATCCACACCGATCTTCTCGGCGAGGTCGGACAACGACGCGCCACGACGCAGCCGTACGGTCGCGCCCTCACCCTTGCGGATGCGCACGCCACCGATCGTCGGTGCTTCCATCTCGTCGAACTCTTGACGACGCTGCTTCTTCGACTTGCGTCCACGACGCGACGGGCCACCCGGACGCCCGAAGGCACCCTGCGTGCCGCCACGACCGCGGCCACCGCCACGACCCTGCGGGCCACCGGTGCTCGGGCCCGTGCTGGGACCGCCGCCGAAACCGCCGCCGGGACGACCGGGACCGCCGGCACGACCACGACCCGGGCCGCCGGTGCGACCACCACGACCCTGCTGGCCGGCCGGAGCCAGCTGCGAGGAGTGGTGCTTGGGCATCATCGCCGGGTTGGGACGCGGCATGCCCGCCGGAGACGGACCACCGGGACGGGCGCCCGCCGGACGCGGACCACCGGGGTGCTGACCGGGACCCGGACGGCCACCGGCCTCCGGACGGCCACCCTCGGGGCGCGGACGCCGCTGCTGGGTGCCCATGCCCTGGGCCGAGGCGAACGGGTTGTTGCCCGGACGCGGACCACGGCGCGGACCGGGGGTCGGGGCGCCACCGGGCCCGGGCTTCGGGGCCCCGGGACGGGGACCCGGACGGGCGCCGGGCTTCGGCGCACCGGGACCACCCGGACGGGCGGAGGTGCTGCCCGGACGCGGAGCGGCACCGGGACGCGGGCCGGGCGCGGCGGGACGCGGAGAGGACGCGGGACCTGCGGCAGGACGCGGGGCACTCGGACGGGGCGCCGGACGCCCGGCGGACTCGCCACCGGCGTGCGGGCGCGGGCCCGGGCGGGCGCCGCCCTGCGGGTGGGCTACGGGGGCCTCGGGGCGAGCAGGGCGCTGCGCCGGGGGCTCGTGGGGCACCGGACGCTCCGTGTGCTCCGGTGCGGCAGCATGGGCTGCCGGGCGGGGGGCCGCAGGACGCGGCGCGGTCGACCCGGACGCCGCAGGACGCGGCGCAGCCGGGCCCGGCGCCGCAGGACGCGGCGCGGGCCGGGGGGTCGGCTTGGGTGCGGGGGCCGCAGACGAACCGCCCATCTTCTCCTTCAGTCGTCGGACCACGGGCGCCTCGATGGTCGACGACGCCGACCGAACGAACTCACCCATGTCGTTCAGGGTCTTCAGGACTTCCTTGCTCTCGACTCCGAGCTCCTTGGCGAGCTCGTAGACACGGACCTTTGCCACTACTCTCCTCTGCGGTCCGGTCAGTCGAGCCGGACCAGCTAGTTGACGTGCTTGCTCATTGATGAGTACTCATCGAGTGGTCATGAGCGTTTGCCCACTTTCTGGTTCCGCCCGGCCGGGCGGCCGGGTGTCGTCACTCACTCAGATCCGGGTGGCGCGTGTCGACCCTCGGATGCGAGGGTGGCCAGTAGGCCGGCCACCTGTTCGCCATCGACGTGGGTGATACGCAGGGCTCGACCCACGGCGCGGCGCCGCATCGCCAGGTCACAACAGTGGGGGTCGGGGTGCACCCAGGCGCCTCGACCCGGAGCAGTCCCGTCGGGGTCGAGGGCAACACAGGAAGCCGTACGATCCCAGACGAGGCGCACCAGTCCGGACTTGGCGGACCGCCCACGACATCCGACACACGTACGTTCGGGCACATGTGACGACGGAGGACGGACCACCGTCAGAGTTTAGCGGACAATCTCCGCACGGACGAATCCCCGGCCCGGATCGTGCGATCATCGGCCCGCGCACCCCACCACACGTGCGATCCTCCCGCCCCCGCGCCCCGCCCCCGCGCCCCACCACACAAAGGGACGTGACCCCGGCAACGGGGGTGATGCCCGGCGCGACAGGTCTGCCGACGCCACTGAAAGACGTTTCCCAGCGGTTTCACAGCCTGGCCCCAGCGGTCGCCCAGTCCCGGTTGACAGGCTTCGAAGCGTTGAAGGGCGCCCACGGTTACCCCCCCGAACCGTGGGCGCCCTTCACGCGTGTCCGGAGCCGATTGCCGCGCCCCCTGGACAGCGACATCGGCCCCGCCCCCCCGGGCGGGCCGAAGGGACGGGGCCGGGACACACCGTCGGCCGTCAGTGGCCGGCGGCCTCGTTGTCCGGATGGATGTCGATCCGCCAGCCGGTGAGCCGGGCGGCCAGTCGGGCGTTCTGGCCCTCACGGCCGATCGCCAGCGACAGCTGGTAGTCGGGCACGACCACCCGCGCGGCCCGGGCCGCCGGATCGACCACGGTGACCGAGGCGACCTTGGCCGGCGACAGGGCGTTGCCGACGAAGACGGCCGGGTCGTCCGACCAGTCGATGATGTCGATCTTCTCCTCGTTCAGCTCGTGCATCACCGCACGCACCCGCTGGCCCATCGGACCGATGCAGGCGCCCTTGGCGGAGACGTCCGGCCGGTGGGAGCGGACGGCGATCTTCGTACGGTGCCCCGCCTCACGGGCCAGCGCCTTGATCTCGACGACACCCTGTTCGATCTCCGGGACCTCCCGCTCGAACAGCTTCTGCACCAGCTGCGGGTGGGTCCGCGACACCACGACCTGCGGGCCGTGGGCTTCCTTGCGCACCGCGACGACGTACACCCGCAGCCGGGTGCCGTGCCGGTAGTCCTCCCCCGAGACCTGCTCGGCCGGCGGCATGATCGCCTCGATGTCACCGAGGTCGACCCGGACCACCCGGTTGTCGCGGTCCTGCTGGACGGTGCCCATCACGACGTCGCCCTCGATGGCGGAGAACGTGCCGTACTTCTTCTCGTCCTCGGCGTCGCGGATCCGCTGGAAGATCACCTGGCGGGCGGTCGCGGCGGCGATCCGGCCGAACCCGGCGGGCGTGTCGTCGTACTCACCGACGACGGTGCCCTCCTCGTCCTTCTCGGGGGCGATGACGGCCACCTTGCCGGACTTGCGGTCGAGGAGGACGCGGGCACCGGGCACCGGGTTGTCCGTCTTGTGGTAGGCGGTGAGCAGCGCCTCCTCCAGGGCGGAGACCAGCACCTCCAGCGGGATCTCCTTGTCGTGCTCGATCGCCCGCAGCGCAGCCATGTCGATGTCCATGATCAGTCCTCCTCCTTGTCCTGGCGCTTCATCTCGACCTGGACACGTGCCTTGGTGATGTCGGCGTACGCACAGCGCCGCTCGACCGCGGTCCCCTTGCCGGGACGCGGGTCCTCCGGCTCGATCAGCAGGTCGACGCCCTCGGCGTCGCTCGCCACGATCCGGGCCTGGAAGGTCTCCCCCTCGGTGGTGGTGATCCGCACCAGCCGGCCGGCATTGCGTCGCCAGTGCCGCGGCAGGGTGAGCGGGCGATTCACACCGCGCGAGGACACCTCCAGGGTGTACGCACCGGCCCCGGTCGCGTCGGCCTCGTCAAGCGCGTCGGACAGGTCCCGGGACGCCTCGGCGATGTCGTCGATCAACGGGCCGTGGCCCTCGGGGCCGTCACCGTCCACGGTCACCCGCAGCAGCACACGCTTGCCCGCCGGGATGATGTCCAGTGCGTCGAGCTCGAGCTCGTGGCGGGCGAGCACCGGCTCGATGACCGCGATGAGTTGCCGTTCGTCCATGGGTGCTCCTGATCCGATTGTGGAATGCGGTTGTCGGCCGTGCCGTCCGGGGCGGTCCTGCCGTGACCGGCCTCGGGCGCTGCAGGGGTCGTCGGCACCCTGCACCCGCACGATCCGTGCAGGCAAGCATACCCGTGCGCTACCGTTCGGCCTGTGCTGACGCGTCGAGGAATGCTGGTCACCGCCGTAGGCAGCGTGCTGGCCGGTGCCACCGGATGCTCCCGGCGGAACCCGACCATCATCGGTCGTCCGAGTGCCGCGCCGTCGGTGACCTCCGCCGCCGCAGCGGTCGATCCCGGCCCGTACGCCGCACTCGCGGCCGGTCTGGCCGCCGCGGTCCGCGGTGGCGCCGCGGGCACCGACCGGCTGGGCGACTACCGGGATCGGGCCGCGAGCGCGTTCGATGCCCACGCCTCGCTCCTCGCGGCCACCAGCAGGCCCGGCACCGCGCCCGGCGGTGGCCTGGCCGACGCGGCCGGCGCCGCGGCCGGCCGCTTCCTCGCCGCGCCCGCCCGTGGGGTGCTCGCAGCCCGGCTGGCGTCCGCCGGAGCGTACGCCGCCGCGGTCGGCTCCCTGGCCGGCGCCACCGCCCCGCGGACCCCGACCGACGCCCCCTCGTCCGACACGATCGCCTCCCTGGGGGACGCCGAGGCGATGTCAGCCCTGGTGGCGCAACTGCACGCTGCGATCTTCGCGGCCCAGGCCGCCGTCGCCCAACTGTCCGGCGAGGACGCAGCGTGGGCCAGAACTCTGCTGTCCCACCACCTCGCCGCCCGGGACGGACTCGCCGCCGAACTGGGCCGGCGCTCCGTCCGGGTGCCGGTCGCCGCGGTGGCGTACGCCATCGACCGGCCTACCGACACGGCCTCGGCGGTCGCCCTGCTGGCGCGGGTCGAGGCGGCGGTGCTGCCGGACGCCTGCCGACTGGTCCGTGCCGCCACCGACGAGACGGTGCGCACGCTCGGCGCCACGACCCTCGAGGACGCGGCGGTCGCGGTGGCCCGCTCCGGCGGCGCACTGCCGGTCTGGCCCGGCTGGGCCTGAGCCGTACGCATCGTCCTCGAGCCGGCCCGCGCGGGGCGCGGAGGCCACCGGCGCAGCGGCGGGTCAGCGGAACTTCAGCGGAACTGCATCACCAGGTCGTACGACAGGCGGACCACCAGCGCGGCGACCACCACCAACAGCACCTTGCGGATGAAGGCGTTGCCGTGCCGCAGCGCCATCCGGGCGCCGGTCACGCCGCCGGTGACGTTGGCGGCGGCCATCATCAATCCCAGCGTCCAGTGGATGTGCGGCGCGAGCGTGACGATGGCGGCCAGATTGGTGGCGACGTTGGCCAGCTTGGCCCGGGCGCTGGCCGCCAGGAAGCCATGTCCGAGCACCCCGACGATCAGGATCATGAAGAAGGTGCCGGTGCCCGGCCCGAGGAAGCCGTCGTACAGGCCGACGCCGAGGCCGATCGCCGCGGAGCGGACCGCCAGGCCCGCGCCGGTGTGGCGTACGTGCGACTCCAGCCCGAACTGCGGGCGCCGCCACAGGTAGCCGCCGACCACCACCAGGGCGACCAGCACGAACGGGGTGAACCACTGCTTCGGCAGCAGCGTCACCAGCCGTGCGCCGACCGCCGACCCGAGCGCCGCTCCGACCATCAGCGGCGCCGTGTCACGCCAGTCGACCCGGATCGTCCGCAGATACGTCGCCGTGGCCGTGCTGGTCCCGGCGAACGAGGAGATCTTGTTGGTGCCCGAGATGGTCGCCACCGGGGTGTCGGCGGGCAGCCCGAGCAGCAGGGCGGGCAGCTGGATCAGCCCGCCGCCACCGACGATCGCGTCCACCCAGCCCGCGACGAAGGCCACGCCGACAAGTCCGGCGACGATCCACGGGGAGATCCCGGCGAGGCCCTCGAGCACGGTCAGCCGCGGACCGCCGCGACGACCCGATCCACCACCTCCGCGACCGGCACCTCCTCCGAGGTTCCGGTGGCGCGGTCGCGCAGCTCCACCAGGCCGGACGCCAGGCCCCGGCCGACCACGACGGTGGTCGGCATGCCGAGCAGCTCGGCGTCGGCGAACTTCACTCCGGGGGAGGCCTTGCGGTCGTCGAGCAGCACCGCGATCCCGGCGGCGTCCAGCGCGCCGGCGAGCTCGGCGGCGTACGCGGCGATCTCGGCACCCTTGCCGGTGGCCACCACCTGCACGTCGTACGGGGCGAGGGCGCGGGGCCAGCACAGGCCCTTGTCGTCGCAGGTGTGCTCGGCCACCGCGGCGACGGCCCGGGAGACGCCGACACCGTACGAGCCCATGGTCACCGTGACCTGCTTGCCGTTCTGGTCGAGCACCTTCAGCCCGAGCGCGTCGGCGTACTTGCGGCCGAGCTGGAAGATGTGGCCCATCTCGATGCCGCGGGCCAGCTGCAGCGGCCCGGAGCCGTCCGGCGAGGCATCGCCCTCGCGGATCTCGGCGACGTCGATGACGCCGTCGGAGGTGAAGTCGCGCCCGCAGACCAGGTCGAAGACGTGGCGCTGATCGGCGTCGGCGCCGGTGATCCAGCGGGTGCCCTCGACGACCCGGGGGTCGGTCAGGTACTTCACGCCGGAGGCGTTCTTCTCCCCCAGCACGCCGGGGCCGATGTAGCCCTTGACCAGACTCGGGTAGGCCGCGAAGTCCTCCTCGCCGAACGGCACCGCGACGGCCGGCTCGACCTGCGCCTCGAGGCGCTTCTCGTCGACCTCGCGGTCACCGGGCAGGCCGATCGCCAGCGGCTCCTTGGTGCCGTCGGGGTACTCCAGCATGAACACGACGTTCTTCAGGGTGTCGCCGCCGTGCCACGGCCGGTCGGCGCGCCGCTGCAGGTCGTTGGCGACCTGCACCAGGGCGTCGATGGTGGTCGAGGCCGGGGTGTCCTCGACGTGCGCGGCCGGCACGTCGTCGTACGGCAGCGGGGCCGGGCTGCCGATCCGGACCGCCTCGACGTTCGCCGCGTAGCCGCCGGGCGAGCGGACGAAGGTGTCCTCACCGTTCTCGGCGACCGCGAGGAACTCCTCGGAGGCCGAGCCGCCCATCGCCCCGGACATCGCCTGGACGATGGCGTAGTCCAGCCCGAGCCGGTCGAAGATCCGGATGTAGGCGGCGCGGTGCTTGTCGTACGCCGCCTGCAGGCCGGCGTCGTCGATGTCGAAGGAGTACGAGTCCTTCATCACGAACTCGCGGCCGCGCAGCAGACCGGCGCGCGGCCGGGCCTCGTCGCGGTACTTGGTCTGGATCTGGTAGAGGGTCAGCGGCAGGTCCTTGTACGAGGAGTAGAGGTCCTTCACCAGCAGGGTGAACATCTCCTCGTGGGTCGGGCCGAGGAGCATGTCGTTGCCCTTGCGGTCCTGGAGCCGGAAGAGGTTCGGGCCGTACTCGACCCACCGGTCGGTCAGCTCGTACGGCTCCCGCGGCAGCAGCGCCGGGAAGTGCACCTCCTGGGCGCCGATGGCGTCCATCTCCTCGCGGACGATGTCCTCGACCTTGTGCAGCACCCGCAGCCCGAGCGGCAGCCAGGTGTAGATGCCCGGCGCGGCGCGACGGATGTACCCGGCACGCACCAGCCAGCGGTGGCTGGGCACCTCGGCGTCCGCCGGGTCCTCGCGGAGGGTGCGGACGAACAGCGCGGACATCTTCGTGATCACAAAGGGCTCCCAGGGTCGACGGACAGGCAGACTCTACCGCGCGCCGTCCCCGGGCCGACCACGGTGACCGGCGTCGCCGCGGGTGCCGGACGAGGTCAGCCGACCGTGATGCCCTCGGCACTCCGGGGGTCCAGGCGGGATCAGCCGACCGTGATGCCCTCGGCACTCCGGGGGTCCAGGCGGGATCAGCCGACCCTGATGCCCTCGGCGCCCCGGGACCGCACCGCGGCCATCGTGCGGTCCCGGGCCCGCTCCAGGGTCATCCGGTCCACCCCGGTCGGCACCGGCACACTGCCGTCCAACGCGGCGGTGACGTGCACCAGGCGGATCGGCCGTCCGCCGGCGTACGGGGTGACGTACGTCGGGATGGCGGTCGGGTCAGTGGCCTCGAACCTCCCCGACGAGGTCTCGGTGAAGGTGAACCGCGCGGTGATGCCCTCGAAGGTGGTCGGCTGGCTCGTCGACTGCTGGGCGATCTGGTTGCCGAGCCCGTAGACCACCCAGGTGCCGTCGACCTTCTCCCACGGCTGGACGGTGTGCGCGTGGTGGCCGTACACCAGGTCGAACTCACCGGAGTCCGCCAGCGCCTTGGCCTCGCCGAGCTGGCCCGGCGTGGGGGCGGTGACGTACTCGGTGCCGTCGTGCAGCGCCGCCAGCACGATGTCCGCCCCGGCGGCCCGGGCGGCCCGCGCCTTCACGATCATCGCTGCCGGGTCGATCAGGTCGACCGCCCACCGCTGGCCGCTGGGCAGCTGGAAACCGTTCAGGCCGTACGCCGCCTCGACGACCGCGATGCGGACCCCGGACGCCGTCGTACGGATCGCCGGAGTGCGCGACTCCTCCTCGGTGGCGTACGCCCCGGTGGTGGTGATCCCCGCCTCACGGAAGGTGCTGACCGTA
Encoded proteins:
- a CDS encoding bifunctional riboflavin kinase/FAD synthetase, which gives rise to MSQSVVVIGNFDGVHLGHRAVLAHARGLEPGLPVIAMTFWPHPLSVVRPGHEPKLLCDLDERVELLRAAGADRVEVVAFTKAFSQQSPEDFVSSVLLPLSPARVVVGQNFRFGHRAAGNVDTLRELGRGRFEVTAIDLVTSPLHADAAPTDPLHASPLASPVHSTDGAERTSSTRIREALAEGDLEAAEAMLGRPFSFAGTVVRGDQRGRELGFPTANLDVSDLRAAPADGVYAGWLSRIDRPDRPALPAAISVGRNPTFDGRQLRVESYVLDRTDLELYGVRIRVEFVSRIRGQVKFDGIEALIAQMNDDVDRIRTVLGVRS
- a CDS encoding sulfite exporter TauE/SafE family protein — its product is MLEGLAGISPWIVAGLVGVAFVAGWVDAIVGGGGLIQLPALLLGLPADTPVATISGTNKISSFAGTSTATATYLRTIRVDWRDTAPLMVGAALGSAVGARLVTLLPKQWFTPFVLVALVVVGGYLWRRPQFGLESHVRHTGAGLAVRSAAIGLGVGLYDGFLGPGTGTFFMILIVGVLGHGFLAASARAKLANVATNLAAIVTLAPHIHWTLGLMMAAANVTGGVTGARMALRHGNAFIRKVLLVVVAALVVRLSYDLVMQFR
- the nusA gene encoding transcription termination factor NusA, with product MDIDMAALRAIEHDKEIPLEVLVSALEEALLTAYHKTDNPVPGARVLLDRKSGKVAVIAPEKDEEGTVVGEYDDTPAGFGRIAAATARQVIFQRIRDAEDEKKYGTFSAIEGDVVMGTVQQDRDNRVVRVDLGDIEAIMPPAEQVSGEDYRHGTRLRVYVVAVRKEAHGPQVVVSRTHPQLVQKLFEREVPEIEQGVVEIKALAREAGHRTKIAVRSHRPDVSAKGACIGPMGQRVRAVMHELNEEKIDIIDWSDDPAVFVGNALSPAKVASVTVVDPAARAARVVVPDYQLSLAIGREGQNARLAARLTGWRIDIHPDNEAAGH
- the truB gene encoding tRNA pseudouridine(55) synthase TruB, encoding MAAATDQGPSGLLVIDKPAGLTSHDVVARVRRLLGTRKVGHAGTLDPMATGVLILGVGRATRLLGHLALHDKAYDATIRLGQTTVTDDADGEVVASAGAVGATDTAIRTAMAALTGDIAQRPSAVSAIKVDGQRSYARVRAGEQVELAARPVTVSRFDLLARRDGQIDGVAVVDLDVTVECSTGTYVRALARDLGEALGTGGHLTALRRTRVGGFDLDMAQSLPERDRAARDAAAQDAAAQDADASPLAVLAMDEAVRSCFPSLDLDEAAADEVGYGRALRGLSLPACLTALYGPDGTFLALYRQVGPDARPEAVFAPH
- a CDS encoding DUF4439 domain-containing protein is translated as MLTRRGMLVTAVGSVLAGATGCSRRNPTIIGRPSAAPSVTSAAAAVDPGPYAALAAGLAAAVRGGAAGTDRLGDYRDRAASAFDAHASLLAATSRPGTAPGGGLADAAGAAAGRFLAAPARGVLAARLASAGAYAAAVGSLAGATAPRTPTDAPSSDTIASLGDAEAMSALVAQLHAAIFAAQAAVAQLSGEDAAWARTLLSHHLAARDGLAAELGRRSVRVPVAAVAYAIDRPTDTASAVALLARVEAAVLPDACRLVRAATDETVRTLGATTLEDAAVAVARSGGALPVWPGWA
- a CDS encoding YlxR family protein, with the translated sequence MVRPPSSHVPERTCVGCRGRSAKSGLVRLVWDRTASCVALDPDGTAPGRGAWVHPDPHCCDLAMRRRAVGRALRITHVDGEQVAGLLATLASEGRHAPPGSE
- the rimP gene encoding ribosome maturation factor RimP; amino-acid sequence: MDERQLIAVIEPVLARHELELDALDIIPAGKRVLLRVTVDGDGPEGHGPLIDDIAEASRDLSDALDEADATGAGAYTLEVSSRGVNRPLTLPRHWRRNAGRLVRITTTEGETFQARIVASDAEGVDLLIEPEDPRPGKGTAVERRCAYADITKARVQVEMKRQDKEED
- the infB gene encoding translation initiation factor IF-2; translated protein: MAKVRVYELAKELGVESKEVLKTLNDMGEFVRSASSTIEAPVVRRLKEKMGGSSAAPAPKPTPRPAPRPAAPGPAAPRPAASGSTAPRPAAPRPAAHAAAPEHTERPVPHEPPAQRPARPEAPVAHPQGGARPGPRPHAGGESAGRPAPRPSAPRPAAGPASSPRPAAPGPRPGAAPRPGSTSARPGGPGAPKPGARPGPRPGAPKPGPGGAPTPGPRRGPRPGNNPFASAQGMGTQQRRPRPEGGRPEAGGRPGPGQHPGGPRPAGARPGGPSPAGMPRPNPAMMPKHHSSQLAPAGQQGRGGRTGGPGRGRAGGPGRPGGGFGGGPSTGPSTGGPQGRGGGRGRGGTQGAFGRPGGPSRRGRKSKKQRRQEFDEMEAPTIGGVRIRKGEGATVRLRRGASLSDLAEKIGVDPAALVQVLFSLGEMVTATQSVADDTLQLLGAELDYTIQVVSPEDEDRELLESFDIEFGEDEGGEEDLEARPPVVTVMGHVDHGKTKLLDAYRHSNVVAKEAGGITQSIGAYQVATEVDETERRITFIDTPGHEAFTAMRARGAKSTDIAVLVVAADDGVMPQTIEALNHALAADVPVVVAVNKIDKPAADPQKVRGQMAEYGLVPEEYGGDTMFVDVSAVTGAGLDDLLEAIVLTADASLDLRANPDMPAQGVSIEAHLDKGRGPVISVLIQRGTLHVGDSVVCGAAHGRVRAMIDSNGDSVEEALPSMPVQVLGLTSVPGAGDTFLCVEDDRMARQIAEQREARKRAAQQAMGARRKTLDQIFEQMEKGETQELALILKGDSAGSVEALEDALLKIDVGEDISVRIIDRGVGAITETNVSLASASGAVIIGYNVRAQGKATQLADQENVDIRYYSIIYQAIDEVEAALKGMLKPIFEEVVLGQAEIRQIFKSSKVGVIAGVMVQDGIMRRHAKARVLRDGVVVADTEINTLRREKDDATEVREGFECGLTLSGYSDIRVDDIIETYEMREKPRD